Proteins from one Thiohalospira halophila DSM 15071 genomic window:
- the truB gene encoding tRNA pseudouridine(55) synthase TruB: protein MGRSRKKGRDITGIVVLDKPKGYGSNQALQEVRRLFDARKAGHTGNLDPMATGVLPICLGEATKVSAFLLDADKGYRGTIRLGSRTDTGDAEGQVVETAPVPNLDTATVEAVLERFTGTIEQIPPMYSAVKQGGQPLYKLAREGEEVERKPRSITIHGLTLLGLEEGAVVLDVQCSKGTYVRTLAEEIAAELGTVGHLEALQRTRAGPFRLDQAVTLESLRETAEQGLEALDARLLPAETGLEDWPEVRLSATSARYIRQGQAVMVPNAPVDGWVRLFEGEQAFLGIGCVLDDGRVAPKRLLNAA, encoded by the coding sequence GTGGGGCGTTCCCGCAAGAAGGGCCGGGATATCACCGGCATCGTGGTCCTGGACAAGCCGAAGGGGTATGGCTCCAACCAGGCCCTGCAGGAGGTCCGGCGGCTCTTTGATGCCCGCAAGGCCGGCCACACCGGAAACCTGGACCCCATGGCGACGGGCGTCCTGCCCATCTGCCTGGGCGAAGCGACGAAGGTCTCGGCCTTCCTCCTGGACGCCGACAAGGGCTACCGCGGAACGATCCGGCTCGGGAGCCGGACCGACACCGGGGATGCCGAGGGCCAGGTGGTGGAGACCGCGCCGGTCCCGAACCTGGACACGGCGACGGTCGAGGCCGTGCTGGAGCGATTCACCGGGACCATCGAGCAGATCCCGCCCATGTACTCCGCGGTCAAGCAGGGCGGACAGCCGCTCTACAAGCTCGCCCGCGAGGGGGAGGAGGTGGAGCGCAAGCCCCGCTCCATCACCATCCACGGCCTGACCCTCCTGGGGCTGGAGGAGGGGGCCGTGGTCCTGGATGTGCAGTGCAGCAAGGGAACCTACGTGCGGACCCTGGCCGAGGAGATCGCCGCCGAGCTTGGGACCGTGGGCCACCTGGAGGCGCTTCAGCGCACCCGGGCGGGCCCCTTCCGGCTGGACCAGGCGGTGACCCTGGAGTCCCTGCGGGAGACCGCCGAGCAGGGGCTGGAGGCGCTGGACGCACGGTTGCTGCCGGCGGAGACCGGCCTCGAGGACTGGCCGGAGGTGCGCCTGTCGGCCACCTCGGCCCGGTACATCCGGCAGGGCCAGGCGGTCATGGTCCCCAATGCGCCCGTGGACGGCTGGGTCCGCCTCTTCGAGGGGGAACAGGCCTTCCTGGGCATCGGCTGTGTCCTCGACGATGGGCGCGTGGCGCCCAAGCGGCTTTTGAACGCGGCCTGA
- the rbfA gene encoding 30S ribosome-binding factor RbfA: MAREYGRNRRMGDQLQRELADLVRTQVKDPRAEGVTISEVDVSPDMRNARVYIARLGGEAEAIEEAVEALSGAAGFLRRELGRRLHARRIPELRFRADTSFDRAAHLSRVIDDAVSRDRGDDDEPDEQS; the protein is encoded by the coding sequence ATGGCGCGTGAATACGGTCGTAACCGGCGCATGGGCGACCAGCTCCAGCGGGAGCTGGCCGATCTCGTGCGCACCCAGGTCAAGGATCCCCGTGCCGAGGGCGTGACCATCTCCGAGGTGGACGTGTCCCCGGACATGCGCAATGCCCGGGTCTACATCGCCCGTCTCGGCGGTGAGGCCGAGGCCATCGAGGAGGCCGTGGAGGCCCTCTCCGGGGCCGCCGGCTTCCTGCGCCGCGAGCTCGGCCGGCGCCTACATGCCCGCCGCATCCCGGAACTGCGCTTCCGCGCCGACACCAGCTTCGACCGTGCTGCCCACCTCTCACGCGTCATCGACGATGCGGTCTCCCGTGATCGCGGCGATGACGATGAGCCCGACGAACAGTCCTGA
- the infB gene encoding translation initiation factor IF-2, whose product MSEMTVKDFAQQVGVPVDQLLEQFEAAGIEARSAEDTVSEEDKGKLLTHLRSKREGEESDGTPRKVTLKRKKTSELRQGGGKGVTVEVRKKRTYVKRSAIEEEEQQKREAEEAERAKAEEEERKRREAEEAERAAAETPEPEEAPAETAEEAPEEPAEPQLTPEEIQRQAEEEARRKEEEARKEAERRAEEERERREAEKEKPLENTGSGKPGKGGKGGKAAKGRTQQNQKGGRRKGGRRGGREESTEHGFEKPSKPVIREVEIPETITVGDLAQRMSVKAAEVIKFMMKMGNMVTINQSLDQDTAYLVVEEMGHKPKLVKENELEESLLAEASQAEGEQVHRAPVVTVMGHVDHGKTSLLDYIRRTKVASGEAGGITQHIGAYHVETDRGMVTFLDTPGHEAFTAMRARGADATDIVVVVVAADDGVMPQTKEAIEHARAGGVPIIVAVNKIDKEGADPDRVKNDLAQMDVIPEDWGGETMFVHVSALDGQGVEDLLDSLLLQAEVMELSAVADGPARGLVIESRLDKGRGPVADILVQSGTLNRGDVILAGNEYGRVRAMLNEAGENIDKAGPSMPVEVLGLSGTPTSGDEVIAVEDERKAREVAEGRQAREREHKLARQQAAKLENLFTNMKEGEVPTLNLVVKADVQGSVEAIVDAVQKLSGEEAQAKIVSSGVGAVTESDVNLALASEAIVIGFNVRADASAKKLVQEEGVDLHYYSVIYDLVDEVKRAMSGMLSPEVKEEIVGTAEVRDVFRSPKFGAIAGCMVTEGVVRRQNPIRVLRENVVIYEGQLESLRRYKEDVNEVRQGMECGIGVKNYNDVREGDQIEVYHRVEVERSL is encoded by the coding sequence ATGTCGGAAATGACCGTCAAAGATTTCGCCCAGCAGGTCGGCGTCCCGGTGGACCAGCTCCTGGAGCAGTTCGAGGCCGCCGGCATCGAGGCCCGTAGCGCGGAAGACACGGTCAGCGAGGAGGACAAGGGCAAGCTCCTGACCCATCTTCGCTCCAAGCGGGAGGGGGAGGAGTCCGACGGTACGCCACGGAAGGTCACCCTCAAGCGCAAGAAGACCAGCGAGCTGCGCCAGGGTGGCGGCAAGGGCGTGACCGTCGAGGTCCGCAAGAAGCGCACCTACGTCAAGCGCTCCGCCATCGAGGAAGAGGAGCAGCAGAAGCGCGAGGCCGAGGAGGCCGAGCGCGCGAAGGCGGAGGAAGAGGAGCGCAAGCGGCGCGAGGCCGAGGAGGCCGAGCGCGCCGCGGCCGAGACCCCCGAGCCGGAGGAGGCCCCGGCCGAAACCGCCGAGGAGGCTCCGGAAGAGCCGGCCGAGCCGCAGCTGACCCCGGAGGAGATCCAGCGTCAGGCGGAGGAAGAGGCCCGCCGCAAGGAGGAAGAGGCGCGCAAGGAGGCGGAGCGGCGTGCCGAGGAAGAGCGCGAGCGGCGCGAGGCCGAGAAGGAGAAGCCGCTGGAGAACACCGGCAGTGGCAAGCCCGGAAAGGGCGGCAAGGGTGGCAAGGCCGCGAAGGGCCGCACCCAGCAGAATCAGAAGGGTGGTCGCCGCAAGGGTGGCCGCCGCGGTGGCCGCGAGGAGTCGACCGAGCACGGCTTCGAGAAGCCCAGCAAGCCGGTCATCCGTGAAGTGGAGATCCCCGAGACCATTACCGTGGGCGACCTGGCCCAGCGCATGTCGGTCAAGGCGGCCGAGGTCATCAAGTTCATGATGAAGATGGGCAACATGGTGACCATCAACCAGTCTCTGGACCAGGATACCGCCTACCTGGTGGTCGAGGAGATGGGCCACAAGCCCAAGCTGGTCAAGGAGAACGAGCTCGAGGAGTCCCTGCTCGCGGAGGCCAGCCAGGCCGAGGGCGAGCAGGTCCACCGGGCGCCGGTGGTCACCGTCATGGGCCACGTCGACCACGGCAAGACCTCGCTGCTCGATTACATCCGCCGCACCAAGGTGGCCTCCGGTGAGGCGGGGGGTATTACCCAGCACATCGGCGCCTACCACGTCGAGACCGATCGCGGCATGGTTACCTTCCTGGACACCCCGGGCCACGAGGCCTTTACGGCCATGCGTGCACGCGGTGCGGACGCGACGGATATCGTCGTCGTGGTGGTTGCCGCGGACGACGGCGTCATGCCTCAGACCAAGGAGGCCATCGAGCACGCCCGGGCCGGCGGTGTCCCGATCATCGTGGCCGTCAACAAGATCGACAAGGAGGGCGCCGATCCGGACCGGGTGAAGAACGACCTGGCCCAGATGGATGTCATCCCCGAGGACTGGGGCGGCGAGACCATGTTCGTCCACGTCTCCGCTCTCGACGGTCAGGGTGTGGAGGACCTCCTGGACTCCCTGCTCCTGCAGGCCGAGGTCATGGAACTCTCCGCGGTGGCCGATGGCCCGGCCCGCGGGCTCGTCATCGAGTCCCGTCTGGACAAGGGCCGCGGTCCGGTGGCCGACATCCTGGTCCAGTCCGGGACGCTGAACCGGGGCGACGTCATCCTCGCCGGCAATGAGTACGGCCGCGTTCGCGCCATGCTCAACGAGGCCGGCGAGAATATCGACAAGGCCGGTCCCTCCATGCCGGTGGAGGTCCTGGGCCTCTCCGGTACGCCCACCTCCGGTGACGAGGTCATCGCGGTGGAGGACGAGCGCAAGGCGCGCGAGGTGGCCGAGGGCCGTCAGGCCCGCGAGCGCGAGCACAAGCTGGCGCGCCAGCAGGCCGCCAAGCTGGAGAACCTCTTCACCAACATGAAGGAGGGCGAGGTCCCGACCCTCAACCTGGTGGTGAAGGCGGACGTCCAGGGCTCGGTGGAGGCCATCGTCGATGCGGTGCAGAAGCTCTCCGGCGAGGAGGCCCAGGCCAAGATCGTCTCCTCCGGCGTGGGCGCGGTGACCGAATCCGACGTGAACCTGGCGCTGGCCTCCGAGGCCATCGTCATCGGCTTCAATGTCCGTGCGGATGCCTCGGCCAAGAAGCTGGTCCAGGAAGAGGGCGTCGACCTCCACTACTACAGCGTCATCTACGACCTGGTGGACGAGGTCAAGCGGGCCATGTCCGGCATGCTCTCCCCCGAGGTCAAGGAGGAGATCGTCGGCACCGCCGAGGTGCGCGATGTCTTCCGGTCGCCCAAGTTCGGCGCCATCGCCGGCTGCATGGTTACGGAGGGCGTGGTTCGCCGTCAGAACCCCATCCGCGTCCTGCGCGAGAACGTCGTCATCTACGAGGGCCAGCTGGAATCGCTGCGCCGCTACAAGGAGGACGTCAACGAGGTCCGGCAGGGTATGGAGTGCGGGATCGGCGTCAAGAACTACAACGACGTGCGCGAAGGGGACCAGATCGAGGTCTACCACCGCGTCGAGGTCGAGCGCAGCCTCTGA
- the nusA gene encoding transcription termination factor NusA: MSKDILLVVDAVSNEKGVDKETIFEAIEMALATATRKRHGGDVDIRVAVDRRSGDYAAYRRWQVVEDDAVEAPEREITYSAAQEYEPGIELGGFIEDEVEPEEFGRIAAQTAKQVIVQKVREAERAKIVDEYAHRKGELIHGRVKRVERGNVILEIEGAVEAIVPREETIPRESIRTGDRLRGYLKDVRHEPRGPQLFVSRTDPQFIIELFRLEVPEIGDGIIDLLSAARDPGSRAKIAVHTRDQRIDPVGACVGMRGSRVQAVSNELNGERVDIVLWDENPAQFVINAMSPADVVSIVVDEDAHSMDVAVAEEQLSQAIGRGGQNVRLASELTGWEINVMSEEDAQEKSEREAAELLALFTDSMDVDEEVAEILVREGFSSLEEVAYVPVSEMVEIEEFDEDIVNELRERARDALLTRAIAGDEPAGGQEPSEELLNMEGMDEELAQKLAAQGICTMEDLADQAVPDLLEVEGLDEERAGQLILAAREPWFAEQPQES; this comes from the coding sequence ATGAGCAAAGACATCTTGCTGGTGGTGGACGCGGTCTCCAACGAGAAGGGCGTCGACAAGGAAACCATCTTCGAGGCCATCGAGATGGCCCTGGCGACCGCGACCCGGAAACGCCACGGTGGCGACGTCGATATCCGCGTGGCGGTGGACCGCCGCAGCGGGGACTATGCCGCCTACCGCCGCTGGCAGGTGGTCGAGGACGATGCCGTCGAGGCGCCGGAGCGCGAGATCACCTACAGCGCCGCCCAGGAATACGAGCCCGGTATCGAACTCGGCGGCTTTATCGAGGACGAGGTGGAGCCCGAGGAGTTCGGGCGCATCGCGGCCCAGACCGCCAAGCAGGTCATCGTACAGAAGGTGCGCGAGGCCGAAAGGGCCAAGATCGTCGACGAGTACGCCCACCGCAAGGGCGAACTCATCCACGGCCGGGTCAAGCGGGTGGAGCGGGGCAACGTCATTCTCGAGATCGAGGGGGCGGTGGAGGCCATCGTCCCGCGTGAGGAGACCATCCCGCGGGAGTCCATCCGTACCGGTGACCGCCTGCGCGGCTACCTCAAGGATGTGCGCCACGAACCCCGCGGCCCGCAGCTCTTCGTGAGCCGGACCGACCCGCAGTTCATCATCGAACTCTTCCGTCTGGAGGTCCCGGAGATCGGCGACGGCATCATCGATCTGCTGAGCGCCGCCCGGGATCCGGGCAGCCGCGCCAAGATCGCCGTCCATACCCGGGACCAGCGCATCGACCCGGTGGGTGCCTGTGTCGGCATGCGCGGCTCCCGGGTCCAGGCCGTCTCCAATGAACTCAACGGCGAGCGGGTGGATATCGTCCTGTGGGACGAGAACCCGGCCCAGTTCGTCATCAACGCCATGTCCCCGGCGGACGTGGTCTCCATCGTGGTGGACGAGGATGCGCACAGCATGGACGTCGCCGTGGCCGAGGAGCAGCTCTCGCAGGCCATCGGCCGCGGCGGCCAGAACGTCCGGCTCGCCTCCGAGCTCACCGGCTGGGAGATCAACGTCATGTCGGAGGAGGATGCCCAGGAGAAGAGCGAGCGCGAGGCTGCCGAGCTCCTGGCGCTGTTCACCGACAGCATGGACGTGGACGAGGAAGTTGCCGAGATCCTGGTGCGGGAGGGCTTCTCCAGTCTGGAGGAGGTCGCCTACGTACCGGTCTCGGAGATGGTGGAGATCGAGGAGTTCGACGAGGATATCGTCAACGAGCTGCGCGAGCGCGCCCGCGACGCCCTCCTGACCCGCGCCATCGCCGGCGACGAGCCGGCCGGTGGCCAGGAGCCCTCCGAGGAGCTCCTGAACATGGAGGGGATGGATGAGGAGCTGGCGCAGAAGCTGGCGGCTCAGGGCATCTGCACCATGGAGGATCTGGCGGACCAGGCCGTGCCGGACCTGCTCGAGGTCGAAGGCCTGGATGAAGAGCGCGCGGGTCAGTTGATCCTCGCCGCCCGCGAGCCCTGGTTCGCGGAGCAGCCGCAAGAATCGTGA
- the rimP gene encoding ribosome maturation factor RimP, whose translation MRQASEAIRAVVEPAVAGLGYECVGVEFTGSKRRVLRIYIDAPEGVGIDDCEQVSHQVSAALDVEDPIRGEYHLEVSSPGLDRPLFTADQFRRFVGEEIRFRLVVPDEEGRRKFRGRLLGIEGETIEVEVEGENRHFDLDTVETARLVPAE comes from the coding sequence GTGCGACAGGCGTCGGAAGCAATCCGGGCAGTAGTGGAGCCGGCCGTGGCCGGCCTCGGTTATGAGTGCGTGGGCGTGGAGTTCACGGGTTCCAAGCGCCGGGTTCTTCGTATCTATATCGATGCCCCTGAGGGGGTCGGTATCGACGACTGTGAGCAGGTCAGCCATCAGGTCAGCGCCGCCCTCGATGTCGAGGACCCCATCCGCGGCGAGTATCATCTGGAGGTCTCTTCGCCCGGGCTGGACCGGCCGTTGTTTACGGCCGACCAGTTCCGGCGCTTTGTCGGCGAGGAGATCCGCTTCCGGCTGGTGGTCCCGGACGAGGAGGGGCGGCGCAAGTTCCGCGGCCGCCTCCTCGGGATCGAGGGCGAGACGATCGAGGTGGAGGTCGAGGGCGAAAACCGCCACTTCGATCTGGATACGGTGGAGACGGCGCGGCTGGTGCCGGCCGAATGA
- a CDS encoding outer membrane protein assembly factor BamB family protein: MHRPDSTPLSRTLSHLLATAGLLAALGGLTGCDDENAGDTTAAESTSEDSESSDSEETRTPTISDISAEDSPILPGGQVTVSVEAEGDALEHDWDLPEDWSDSGSDSGTESVTLTAPVDQAAEATISVTVENSAGSTSSEVTVATQGPAIESFDVDPLPGKEGDTATFTTDAYNRDGAELTYDYRIGGTLGASKEGAEWKWTAPEMAMGGRYLLEGIVTDSDDLTATAGVETTMKGASAWPAFGGDRQRSGRGWPTPDAEGAKGNKNWVFEAGNWVDSSPAIGADGTVYVGSDDSKVYALDPGDSSEQWAYDTGDWIKSSPIIGVDDTVYVGSNNGNVYALDPNTGDKEWAYKTGDSVWSSPAIGADGTVYVGSYDTKVYAIE, translated from the coding sequence ATGCACCGCCCGGACAGCACTCCCCTGAGCCGCACCCTAAGCCACCTCCTCGCCACCGCCGGCCTGCTCGCCGCCCTGGGCGGGCTGACCGGTTGCGACGACGAAAACGCCGGCGACACCACGGCGGCGGAGTCCACGTCCGAGGATTCGGAGAGTTCTGACTCGGAAGAAACCAGAACCCCGACCATCTCCGACATCTCAGCGGAGGACTCCCCCATCCTCCCGGGCGGGCAGGTTACCGTCTCGGTGGAGGCCGAGGGCGACGCCCTCGAACACGACTGGGACCTCCCCGAGGACTGGTCAGACTCCGGCAGCGACAGCGGCACCGAATCGGTCACCCTCACCGCCCCGGTCGACCAGGCCGCCGAGGCGACGATCTCGGTCACGGTGGAAAACAGCGCCGGCAGCACCTCCTCGGAGGTAACCGTAGCCACCCAGGGCCCGGCCATCGAATCCTTCGACGTCGACCCGCTCCCGGGGAAAGAGGGCGATACCGCCACCTTCACCACTGACGCCTACAACCGCGACGGGGCGGAGCTGACCTACGACTACCGGATCGGCGGCACCCTGGGCGCCTCCAAGGAGGGTGCTGAATGGAAATGGACCGCGCCCGAAATGGCCATGGGCGGACGCTATCTCCTGGAGGGCATCGTCACCGACAGCGACGACCTCACCGCCACCGCTGGCGTCGAAACTACCATGAAGGGTGCCTCCGCCTGGCCCGCCTTCGGCGGCGACCGCCAGCGCTCCGGGCGAGGGTGGCCCACTCCGGATGCCGAGGGGGCCAAGGGCAATAAGAATTGGGTCTTCGAGGCCGGCAACTGGGTCGATTCCTCCCCTGCCATCGGCGCCGACGGCACCGTCTACGTAGGCTCAGATGATAGTAAGGTTTACGCCCTCGACCCCGGCGACAGCTCCGAGCAGTGGGCCTACGATACCGGCGACTGGATCAAGTCCTCCCCGATCATCGGCGTCGACGACACCGTCTACGTGGGCTCCAACAACGGCAACGTCTACGCCCTCGACCCCAACACTGGCGACAAAGAGTGGGCCTACAAGACCGGCGACTCAGTCTGGTCCTCCCCGGCCATCGGCGCCGACGGCACCGTTTACGTGGGCTCCTACGACACCAAGGTCTACGCCATCGAATGA
- a CDS encoding outer membrane protein assembly factor BamB family protein — protein sequence MPAPLTFLLTTAGLLSALGGLTGCEDSDSSSEGNSAPTISDISAEGAPILPGGQVTVSVDSERTDGQSLDYDWFPPAGWSGPDSSTSSITLTAPKKQAAQGEVVTYACDEDERCAKAAIEIATRGPAIESFQVDPLPKEAGDTATFTVDAYNRDGRDLTYDYRIGGTLGASNQGEEWEWTAPEMAMGGRYLLEGIVTDSDDLTATASTETKFKSAAVWSTFGGNRQRTGQSQSADAEGAQDTIKWEYSTGDLVWSSPAVGPDGTVYVGSDDDHVYALNPDDGSEKWSFGTGGAVRSSPAIGADGTIYIGSYDNKVYALDPDTGDKEWSFETDNSVLASPAVSADGTVYIGSTDHHLYALDPESGDVEWKVETGDPIFSSPTQGADGTIYVGSDDGHLYALDPEDGQERWRFKTGDDVQSAPAIGPDGTVYFGSNDHNLYALDPEDGTEQWRFATGEGILSSPAVAADGTIYVGSSGGNFYAVDPDTGEEEWRHTTGNTNRSSPAIAADGTIYLGSNTSGLYALDPENRGEKWRVDQIGDVSFSSPAIGPDGTVYIGSWDKSIYAIE from the coding sequence ATGCCGGCTCCCCTCACTTTTCTTCTTACCACTGCCGGCCTGCTCTCCGCCCTGGGCGGGCTGACCGGCTGCGAGGACTCGGATTCAAGCTCCGAGGGGAACAGTGCCCCGACCATCTCCGACATCTCCGCCGAGGGTGCACCCATTCTCCCGGGCGGCCAGGTAACCGTCTCGGTGGACTCCGAACGTACTGACGGGCAGAGCCTCGACTACGACTGGTTCCCTCCGGCGGGCTGGTCCGGCCCCGACAGCAGCACCAGCTCCATCACCCTCACCGCACCAAAGAAGCAGGCTGCCCAGGGGGAGGTCGTGACGTATGCCTGTGACGAGGATGAACGCTGCGCGAAGGCGGCCATCGAGATCGCGACTCGGGGGCCAGCCATCGAGTCCTTCCAGGTCGACCCGCTGCCGAAGGAGGCTGGCGACACCGCCACATTCACCGTGGACGCCTACAACCGCGACGGCCGGGACCTGACCTACGATTATCGGATCGGGGGCACCCTCGGCGCCTCCAACCAGGGTGAGGAATGGGAATGGACCGCGCCCGAAATGGCCATGGGCGGTCGCTACCTCCTGGAGGGCATCGTTACCGACAGCGACGATCTCACCGCGACGGCGAGCACCGAGACGAAGTTCAAGAGCGCCGCCGTCTGGTCCACCTTTGGCGGCAACCGCCAGCGAACCGGACAGAGCCAGAGTGCGGATGCCGAAGGGGCTCAGGACACCATCAAGTGGGAATACTCCACTGGCGATCTGGTGTGGTCCTCGCCGGCCGTCGGTCCCGATGGAACGGTCTATGTGGGCTCGGACGATGACCACGTCTACGCCCTGAACCCCGACGACGGCTCCGAGAAGTGGTCTTTTGGCACCGGCGGCGCGGTTCGGTCCTCCCCGGCCATCGGCGCCGACGGGACTATCTATATCGGCTCTTATGACAACAAGGTCTATGCCCTAGACCCCGACACTGGCGACAAAGAGTGGTCCTTCGAGACCGATAATTCGGTTCTCGCCTCCCCGGCGGTAAGCGCCGACGGTACGGTCTACATCGGTTCGACCGACCACCACCTCTACGCCCTGGATCCCGAAAGCGGCGACGTGGAGTGGAAGGTCGAGACGGGTGATCCGATCTTCTCCTCACCCACCCAGGGAGCGGACGGCACCATCTATGTCGGCTCCGATGATGGCCACCTCTACGCCCTCGACCCCGAGGACGGGCAGGAGCGGTGGCGGTTCAAGACCGGCGACGATGTCCAGTCCGCACCGGCCATCGGCCCCGATGGCACGGTCTACTTCGGATCCAACGACCACAACCTGTACGCCCTCGATCCCGAGGACGGCACTGAGCAATGGCGCTTTGCCACGGGAGAGGGGATTCTTTCATCCCCGGCTGTCGCAGCCGACGGCACCATCTATGTCGGGTCCAGCGGCGGTAACTTCTACGCCGTCGATCCCGATACCGGCGAGGAAGAGTGGCGCCACACCACGGGGAACACGAACCGCTCTTCGCCGGCCATCGCAGCGGATGGAACTATCTACCTCGGCTCTAATACTTCCGGCCTCTACGCCCTGGATCCCGAAAACCGCGGCGAGAAATGGCGAGTCGACCAGATTGGCGATGTCTCCTTCTCCTCGCCGGCCATTGGGCCCGATGGCACCGTCTACATTGGCTCGTGGGACAAGTCCATCTACGCCATCGAGTGA
- a CDS encoding ImmA/IrrE family metallo-endopeptidase, with the protein MPAKTAKEFMKRHWDRTVPVDVDALAHAAGVRVKPVQSIPGADSASGCYEVDAGGEGTIRYVLSEPLVRRRFITAHELGHHVLGHASSKETVFRDDPSHFSSHATDPREREANQFAAEVLMPELAIRYFIQEKGITDLAELARKMQVSQVAMKYRLKNLGWLT; encoded by the coding sequence ATGCCTGCAAAGACCGCCAAGGAGTTCATGAAGCGCCACTGGGACCGCACGGTGCCGGTGGATGTGGACGCGCTCGCCCATGCTGCCGGGGTGCGCGTGAAGCCTGTCCAGTCCATCCCCGGAGCCGACAGCGCGAGCGGCTGCTACGAGGTCGATGCGGGCGGGGAGGGCACCATCCGGTATGTGTTAAGCGAGCCGCTGGTCCGCCGACGCTTCATTACGGCGCATGAGCTGGGCCATCACGTCCTGGGTCACGCCAGCAGCAAGGAAACCGTCTTCCGGGACGACCCCAGCCATTTTTCCAGCCACGCGACGGACCCACGGGAGCGCGAGGCTAACCAGTTCGCCGCCGAAGTGCTGATGCCGGAGCTGGCGATTCGGTACTTCATCCAGGAGAAGGGCATCACGGACCTGGCCGAGCTGGCCAGGAAGATGCAGGTCTCCCAGGTTGCCATGAAATACCGCCTCAAGAATCTGGGATGGCTGACGTAG
- a CDS encoding recombinase family protein, translated as MKHTLRIAAYCRYSSEQQNASSIQDQLRNCERYAQQQGWPAPTPYTDEAVSGSLRDRPGYQKMLADAEERVFDILLVDDLSRLSRDQVETAQATRMLRYWGVRLIGVSDGTDTDRRGHKIEVGLRGLMSELYLDDLAEKTHRGLTGKALSGYSAGGLPYGYRSRETDKGHVREIDPDEAEWVNWIFERYADGWSPRRIASELNSRGVPGPRGRQWGQTAIRPDTKRGVGLLINPLYNGQQIWNRSQWVKDPVTGRRQRRERPMDEWVITENEETRIVAPELWNRVQARIRAVQEKTRQRARGGRPGRHGRGSPYIFSGLLRCAECGASYVIVSARDYGCATHKDRGPAACSNNHRVRREHLEERLLTVIRDDLLTEESFETFMDMAREAMEESQPDPSAIRKRLQEAERERDNLVQAIRQGIASPAVKEELEQAERTVKAAQEELTAAESLAGDGVATLLPRARERFKALADSLRESVDPDVMRQTLSEVTGPIDLEPDPQVGVIWAKINAGSIMETCVNYVGSGGRI; from the coding sequence ATGAAGCATACCCTCCGGATCGCGGCCTACTGCCGCTACAGCTCCGAGCAGCAGAACGCCAGCTCCATCCAGGACCAGCTCCGCAACTGCGAGCGCTACGCCCAGCAGCAGGGGTGGCCGGCGCCGACCCCCTACACCGACGAGGCCGTCAGCGGCTCCCTGCGGGACCGGCCCGGCTACCAGAAGATGCTCGCCGACGCCGAGGAGCGCGTCTTCGACATCCTCCTGGTCGACGACCTCTCCCGCCTCTCCCGCGACCAGGTGGAGACGGCCCAGGCCACGCGGATGCTGCGGTACTGGGGTGTGCGCCTCATCGGCGTGTCCGACGGCACCGACACCGACCGCCGGGGCCACAAGATCGAGGTGGGCCTGCGCGGGCTCATGTCGGAGCTGTACCTGGATGACCTGGCCGAGAAGACCCACCGGGGGCTCACCGGCAAGGCGTTGTCCGGCTACAGCGCCGGCGGCCTCCCCTACGGCTATCGCTCCCGGGAGACCGACAAGGGCCATGTGCGGGAGATCGATCCCGACGAGGCCGAGTGGGTGAACTGGATCTTCGAGCGCTACGCCGACGGCTGGAGCCCGCGTCGGATCGCTTCCGAGCTGAACAGCCGGGGTGTCCCCGGCCCTCGCGGCCGCCAGTGGGGCCAGACCGCGATCCGGCCCGACACCAAGCGCGGCGTCGGCCTGCTCATCAACCCGCTCTACAACGGGCAGCAGATATGGAACCGCTCCCAGTGGGTAAAGGATCCGGTCACCGGCCGCCGCCAGCGCCGGGAGCGGCCCATGGACGAGTGGGTGATCACCGAGAACGAGGAGACCCGGATCGTCGCCCCGGAACTCTGGAACCGGGTGCAGGCCCGGATCCGGGCCGTCCAGGAGAAGACCCGGCAGCGGGCTCGCGGCGGCCGCCCGGGTCGCCACGGCCGCGGCTCCCCCTACATCTTCTCCGGCCTGCTCCGCTGCGCCGAGTGCGGGGCCAGCTACGTCATCGTCAGCGCCCGGGACTACGGCTGTGCGACGCACAAGGACCGGGGGCCGGCCGCCTGCTCCAACAACCACCGGGTCCGCCGTGAGCATCTGGAGGAGCGGCTGCTGACCGTGATCCGCGACGATCTGCTCACCGAGGAGTCCTTCGAGACCTTCATGGACATGGCCCGGGAGGCCATGGAGGAGAGTCAGCCGGACCCCTCCGCCATCCGCAAGCGGCTCCAGGAGGCCGAGCGCGAGCGCGACAACCTGGTCCAGGCCATCCGGCAGGGGATCGCCTCACCGGCGGTGAAGGAGGAGCTGGAGCAGGCGGAACGGACGGTGAAGGCCGCCCAGGAGGAGCTGACCGCGGCCGAGAGTCTGGCCGGGGATGGGGTGGCCACCCTGCTCCCCCGGGCTCGCGAGCGCTTCAAGGCGCTTGCCGATAGCCTCCGGGAGTCGGTGGACCCCGACGTGATGCGCCAGACCCTTTCGGAGGTCACCGGCCCCATCGACCTGGAGCCGGACCCGCAAGTTGGTGTCATATGGGCAAAAATAAACGCAGGCTCCATAATGGAAACCTGCGTCAATTATGTTGGTAGCGGGGGCAGGATTTGA